In Vibrio stylophorae, the genomic stretch TGCGTCATGCGTCACCAGTAGGGTTGGTATATTCGCCTGTATCGCTTGGCTAAAGACAAATTGGCGAAAGGCTTGGCGCAGGTTGATATCTAAAGCACTAAATGGCTCATCTAAGAGTAGCAATTTTGGCTCACTGGCCAAGGTGCGAAGTAGGCTGACTCGCGCTGCCTGACCACCTGAAATACGTAAAACTGATTGCTCAGCAAGATTATCCAGTGTCACCTGCGCCAGAATATCGCGCGCTTGCTGTTCGCGTGCACGGCCATGAACCATGGTGGGCAGCGCAAAGGCGATGTTTTGCCACACATTGAGATGCGGAAATAGCAAAGGGTGCTGCCACTGCAATCCCACCTGGCGTAAATGCGGTGGGAATAGGTTGAGCAAATTGCCATTGAGATAAATCTCACCTTGGCTGTGAAAATCATGCCCAAGCTGTCCTGCAATACTACGCAGCAACGTGCTTTTACCGCAGCCACTGGGGCCCATCACAGTGACGATCTCACCCGGACTGATGGTCATCGATACAGGCGAAAGCAGCACTTGGTGCGGCGCTTTGGCCTGAAAAATAGTGAGCGATTTTAATTCAAGCGGCATAGGACTCCTTGCGCATCAATGCCGATGGCCGGCTGAGTAGCAGTGCTACGGAAAATACGATAAAGGGCAACATGGCTTGAAGCAGTGCATAGATGCCAATCAAACGACGATCATAGCCGCTGGTGACGGCGACGGCCTCGGTCGCTAAAGTTTGAATGCGGCCGCTGCCCAGCATCAAGGTGGGAAGATATTGCGCCAAACTAACGCTTGCACCTACGGCAAAGGCGATGGCTAGAGGCCGCTTGAGTAGCGGCAATGCGACTTTGAGCCAAGCGCGAATCGGTCCATAGCCGAGACTTTGTGCGGTGATCAAATAGCGCTGATCAAAGGCTTGGAGTGGACCGCTGATGCTTAAATACACATAGGGAAAGACAAAGAGTAAGTGGCCCCATGCAACCATCCACCAAAATGGTGGCGCACTGAGTTGGTGAATACTCACTTGAATCCCAAAAAGTAGCGCAAGTTGCGGGATCACCATGGGTAGGGCAATGAGCCATGCCGGCAGTTGACGCTGATAGCGTTGAAGCTGATAAAAAATAATCAGTGCTAAAACCAAGGCTAGGGCACTGGTCAGCATGGCCAAACTAAAACTGGTTTGCAGCAAATCAAATAACGCATCGCTTTGTTGTTGCCACAATCGCGTTTGCCATTGGCTTGGCCACAGCGCGCCGCGTGGCCAGCGCTGAGCAAAGGACCACAGCAGCATTAAGGGCAACGTGAGTAGCGAGAGCAGCGTCAGCGCTGAAAACCAACCGCGTCCTAAGTTCCAGCCCTTTCGCTTGCCTTTAACTTGCCAGCTTGCCGCGGTGCATAGCCATTGGCTGGCTTTTTGCCAAATTAGCATCATCACGCCAAGTGTGAGGCAAAGATGGAGGATACCCACCAGTGCGAGCGCGCCTTGTGTCATCTGCGGATCGCGCAGCCATTGCCAGATCAAAATCGATAAATTAGCAGGACGCGTAGGGCCAATAATCAGGGCCACATCCACCACGCTCAAGCCAAAGCTCAGTACTGCAAAAATGGGAAGGCGCATTAACGGCAGCCATTGTGGCAAAATAAGTCGGCGCCAAGCACTGGCTGGGGTGTAGCCTAAATTTTGCGCGCAATCGATCTGCGCGCGCACGCGTAGCTGTGATATCGCCGCCATACCCATCAAGATAAAGAAGGGTACCTCTTTGACGATCAGCGTCAGTATCATGCCAATGCCCCAAGTATCCTGCACCATAATCGGCCAATGAATATGGGTAAACCACTGCTGAAATAACCGCGCGAGCCAACCTGATGGGGCAAGTAAAAGCACCAAGCCCATGGCCAGCGCCATATGCGGCAAGGACAGAAGTGGTGTGAGCCAGCGCTCAATGCTGCGCCAGCGCCGGCTTAGCGCGTAGGTAGCGATAATTTGAAAGCTAAGCCAAAGTGCACTTAGGGTGCTGAGCAGCGAAATCATGATGGACTGCAACCAAGATTGGGTGAGCCCCGGCCATTGATAAAAGTGGATCAGCGGCTCAAGCCATTGCGTTGGGCTGTGTAAAATCGGCCAAAGCATTGCCATGATGCCCCAAAACATGGGGGCAAAGACCAGAATCAGGGCGATTGATACGACAAGGTGATGCCAGCGCAGCGCTGGCATCCATGAACTACTGACCATAACGTTTGAGCCAAGCCTGCTCCAGTGCACTTTGCCAACTTGGATGAGGTTCATTGATCGCAGGGAATAGCGCCATGGCATATCCTTGATTGTCTGGATCAATGGCATCAGCTCTTAACACCGTAGGGTCACCCCAAATCGACATATCCATTTTGCGTCGCTGGGCCACTGGGCTGAGCAAAAAGTTGATGGTCACTTGCGCTGCTGCGCTGTGGTCGCTGTTCCAAGGAATGGCAAGAAAGTGAATATTGGTCAGTGCGCCTTGTTCAAATGCGTGGGCTTTGGCTGTGGGTGGCAGCGTGCCGCTGACCGCACCAGCAAATGCTGCATTGGGGTTAAAGGCGATGGCCAAGTCGATTTCACCATCATTGAGCAATTGCATGCTTTGGCTGCTGCCTGAGAGGAACTGCTTGCCTTGGCGCCATGCCACTTTATGTAGCAAATCTAAGTATTGCCATAGTGGCGCAGTGACTTGCTCAAAGGTTTTTGGGTCAACTGGCAGATAGAGCGCCTCTGGATTATCGGTCAACTCAAGCAGCGCTGCTTTTAAAAAGCTGGTGCCGTGAAAATCGGGTGGCTGCGGATAGCTAATGGTGCCGGGAAATGCGCTGGCATAGCTGAGCAGCTCAGCAAAATTTTTCGGCGGGTTGTTAAGCTGCTGGTGGTCATAAATAAAGACCAGCTGACCGACGCCCCATGGCGCTTCATAGCCATCGGTTGGCTCGGTGAAATCCAGAGTTACAGGTAAGCTTTGATCCACTAATTGCCAGTTGGGTAAGCGCTCTACAAAAGGGCCAAACAGCAGTTGCTGTTGTTTCATCGCCTTAAAGTTCTCACCATTGATCCAAACCATGTCCACGCTGCCGCCATGATTTTTCCCAGCTTTTTTTTCACTGAGTAGCAGCTGGGTGGTTTCGGCAATATCGCTGACTTTGACATGGATAAAATCGATGCCATATTTCACCTGCAGCTCTTTTTTCACCCAGCGCAGATAAGCGTTGATCTCAGGGCTACCGCCCCAAGCGTGAAAATAGACCGATTGGCCGCGCGCATTTTGCTCCGTTTGTTGCCATGTTTCGGCCCAAAGTTGAGGGCTTAAAAGCAGCAGCAACGCCGCGACAATACCTTTCCATTGCATGTGATTTCCTCTTCTATTTTCGGCTGCTTATTTTTTTCGTCGCCAAGTATGAAAACGCTCAAGCCAAGGCATGAGGCGCTCAGGCGCATGGGCGCGTTTCCACTCACCAGCAACGTATTTATTGGCTTCACTTAAGGTTGGATAGGGGTGCACTGTGGCAAGGATTTTATTGAGCCCAAGGCCATGGCGCATTGCTAAGGTATATTCACACAATAACTCACCTGCGTGAGGACCAACAATAGTCGCGCCTAGGATTTTATCCTTACCTTGTACGGTAAGAACCTTGATTAAACCGTGCTTGTATCGGTCAGCAAGTGCGCGGTCAAGATCGCCAATATCAAAGCGGGTCACTTCAAAGGCAATGCCTTGAGCAAGCGCTTCTTTTTCATTAAGACCCACGCGCGCCAGCTCTGGTGCGGTATAGGTGACCGCCGGCAGCGCTTGATAACTCACCTTAAATTTTTTCACGATGCCAAATAGCGCATTGACTGCAGCATGCCAAGCTTGGTGGCTTGCTGCATGGGTGAGCTGATAAGGACCGGCAACATCGCCCACTGCAAAGATATTAGGAAACTTAGTTTGCAAGTAGTCATTCACCTTGATGGTGCCATTAGCGTTGTAATCAAGTTCGAGATTTTCCAGTCCAAAACCTTGGGTATGTGCGCGACGGCCAATGGCGGCGATCATACAGTCGACCTCAAATGAACTGGTTTGTTCGCCCTGCTGAATATGTACGCGATAGCCTTGCTCAGTCTTTTCGATACGTTGAACTTGGCTACCTAAATGAAGATGAACGCCATCATGGTTGAGCTGTTGCGCGACCATATCACTACAATCTGAGTCCTCACGGATCAGTAATTGCTCAGCAAGTTCTAGCAGATGCACGTCACTGCCTAGGCGGCAAAAGCTTTGTGCTAGCTCGCAACCAATGGGACCACCGCCTAGAAGCAGTAGTTTTTTCGGCTGTGTGGTCATTTTCCAGAGTGTATCTGAGGTATAAAAATCACTGGCTTGAACACCTTCAAACTCCGGAACCCAAGGTGATGCGCCCGTGGCAATGACCATATGTTGGCAGCTCAGCGTTTGATCGTTTACGCGCACATGCCAAGGCGACAAAATTTGTGCATTGCCAGTGATACATTCCACGCCCAATTGGCTATATCGCTCAATGGAGTCATGGGGTTCGATATCTGTAATGGCTTGGTGAACATGTGCCATCACTTGCTCAAAATCGACGCTCACAGGGCCGCTGGTGAGACCAAAGCGTTGGCTTTGGGCAATCTCATGGGCGCAGCCTGCAGCGCGAATAAGCGCTTTTGAGGGGACGCAGCCTGTATTTAGGCAATCACCGCCCATCTTATCCTTTTCAATCAGGGTCACTTTGGCCTTTACCGTTGCGGCGATATAAGCACTCACTAAGCCGCCAGCACCGGCGCCAATAACGATGAGATTGCGGTCAAATTGCTTGGGCTTTTGGTCTTGCCAAGCTTGATAAATACGACGATTTTGCACAAGGCTGATGATTTTTTTTGCCATAAGCGGAAAGAGTCCAAGCAGCGTAAAGGAGATTAAAATAGGGGCGGAGACAATATCGCCCAAAGATTCGATTTGTCCAAGCTGAGTGCCGGCATTGATATAGACGGCGGTACCCAGCAACATCCCAAGTTGGCTGACCCAATAAAAGGTACGGGTTTTCATCTGGGTCAAACCCAGCGCCAAATTAATTAAAAAGAAAGGGAAGATGGGAATCAAGCGCAGGGTCAATAGATAAAAAGGCCCATCTTTTTCTACGCCTTGATTAATTGCCTTAAAGCGTTCGCCAAAGCGCTGGCTGACCCAATCGCGCAGTAAAAATCGGCTGAGTAAAAAGGCTAAGGTTGCGCCGATGCTGCTGGCAAAGGAGACCAAAATTAAAGCCCACCAAAAGCCAAAGAGTGCACCGCTAAGCAGGGTGACAATGGCGGCGCCCGGTAGTGATAGGGCCGTGATCAATACATAAAGCGCAAAATACGCAAGCGAGCTTAAGATGGGCGCATTTTGAATTTGTTCAATCAGTGATTGTTGCTGCGCTTTGGCATTGGCGAGGGTGAAATAATCACCCAAATCAAATATAAACCAGCTGCTAATCACAACAGCTAAGGCGATGACGGTGAATATACGTGCGCGATTCATGGGGTGTTCCTTGGGCTCTTATTGGGAGCATCGATCGCGCAAAAACCTTGCGCTGGTACGTCGAGTGCTGCATTAAAACTGGCGGAGAGACTTTGAAAGCTAATCAGTGCAGTGAGTTCCATCAGCGCGGCATCATCAAACCAAGTGCGTAGCTCGGCAATTTGCGCATCGCTGACTTGTCGGTGGATATCAATGACGGTCTCACAATAGGCAAGAACGGCGCGCTCCTGTTCATTAAATTCAGGGTGTTGCGGCCATTGATGCAGCGCGGTGATTTTATCAAGCTGAGTGCTGCGCTGGGCATATTTGAGTTGGTTGAGATCAATACAAAAATGACACTGATGCAATTGCGCTACACGCAAGCACACCAAGGCGCGAAGCTCTGCTGCAATGGGGCTTTTTTTGCGATCCAGGGTTTGGAAAAAGGCACTGATTAAAAAGAAAAGTTTGGGTCGATAGCCCCAAAATCGCATGGGCTGCAATTCGCTGCCATAGCGGCGCCGTTGCCACCAAGCGAAGGGTTTTAGCCACCATGAGATGGGAGAGACGGGTTTGAGCCGCATCACGCCTCCTTGCATTGAGATCTTGCAGGCTCGCCTAGTCTATGAAGGTTGGCGAGATGCAATAAAATTGTTAACTCAATGTATCCTAACCAAGGCTGTGATTTTACGCCAGCGTAAACTGCGCGGGTTGCTGAATAAATAAAATCAAAAAAAGTAGGATAGGTAAAAGTGCGAGGGTGATGGTGATACCCGTATGGTAGTTGCGATACCAAATTTGTCGCGCCTTCAGGTGCAGGATGATGGCCCAAATCAGCAGCAAGGCATTGAGTAGCGCACACACTGTGGTGGTGAGAAAGGGGCATAAGATGTTGAGATTGAAGGTCTCGCTCAGGTTTAGCCACTCCAGTATAAAGACCAAACAAAGGGCGAAATAGCTCAATAGAACCATGCGCATCAGCAAACGTGGCCAGCGACCAAAATGGTCGACGAACACTCGGTGACTTTGATCGGGAAAGGGAGAGGCGCGGCGCATGCATTCGTTCACTGGATCATCCATGGCGCGTTTGTAGCGCAATTGAATGACAGCGCCAAGTGAGCTTGTGTCTTTTTTTGTGAATTCTCAGTCAGCCTCCCGCTTCAGTGAGAAGCGGGATGAAACTGAAAGCATATCCCTGTGAGATGGGTTCCGAGGATTAAGGTTCGACGGCTTCTTTCAACGCTTGCCTGTGCTCAAGAGAGAGAACGGACCAATGTTTGCCTAAGATGGCCCCTTCAAGCGCCCACAATAACTCAATGTTGAGTGGTGAGTCTTGATGCGCCTCGATGGCCTTATAGGCTTCAATACTGCCCATTTCGTAGAGTTTATCGACGCTATCGATTCCCACTTTTTTAAGCATGCGTTCGGTGCCTAAACGGAGATTCGGTAAATCTTTTAGACGAGATGGGCGCTGGTTTCGCTTTGTTTCTTGATCTTTTTTCGCCGTGAGATAGGCCTGCTCGCCTTCGACAAAAATCTGATTGGGTGTATTCCACCAAGTATCAACGATGGCGAAGTATTTGGTGATAACGGGGAATCCTCGCTTGGTGTAAATATAAGGCGTCATCCCTAGTTGTTCATAGCGAGGCTGAGAAAGGGAGTCTGCACGGAAATGGAGTTTATCGTTTACCACTAAGGCAAACATCACATCGCCGGAAAAAATGCCAAAGCCGCCAAACATCGAGCGGCACTTAATCGCGCCCAATTTCTCAAAGAGATGAAGTGAATTTTTCAGTAAGGGTTTGTCCATGTCACGTTCCGCTGAATCAAAACAAATACTGCGTGATACAAGCCAACGTTCAACGGGATGGCACGCAGTATTGAGCATTCGGTAACGCCGCTGCCATAGTAAAAACCTTAGGCCGGTCGTTTTGCGTCCTGTTCTTTCAAACAGTTTGCCAGTTCGTGCTAATCGGCAAGCTTAACTGAGTCTATCCAATCATCGAGCCATTGGCTGTCAAAATGTGAGCCTAGTTCCGAAAGCCGATTTCACTTGATTAAATCTATCTATATCAAGGAAATAACGATTCAGAACGGGATAAAAAATGTGCAATTTTATCCCGTTATATGACCGTATTTTTGGCTACTTATTCAGCGCCTTTACGGATTGGCGCTCAATCAACTCAGGCGCCATTGCGAAAGTTCGAATCTCGTGCTCTTTATCTTTCATTCGCTTGAATAACAATTCCACGGCAGTTTTGCCTAAACGACGCTTCGGCTGGTGGATGGTGGTTAATGGCGGCGAGAAATATGCTGCCAATTCAATGTTATCATAGCCAATGATAGAAATATCATCAGGTACTCGAATGCCATTCTGATGGAAGCGACTCATGGCAGCAAGCGCCATAATATCGTTAAAAGCAAATAACGCTGTTGGGCGCTCACTTTCTGGCATGTCGATGATCTGTTGCACTGCGTCAACTGTCTTGGCGCACTCAAAATCAGACTCCAGCACCCATTTATCAACTAGGGGTAAATCTGCTTCTGTCAGTGCTTTTTGCATGCCACGTAGACGTTCACGACAGGTCAATTTGTCCATTTGGCCCGTAATGCAGCCAATTTTCTCGTGACCTTGTTCAATCAAATGGCGCACTGCAAGGTAGGCACCTTGCTCGACATTATCGATGATTTTATCGCTATGTGGTGTTTCTGGACCCCAGTCCATGACCACCATCGGGAGCTCAACCATGCGATCTAGGGTATGCCAAAGCTCATCGCTTAAATCGGAGCACATCACAATCAAGCCATCGACACGTTTTTCAGCCAACATACGTAGGTAATCGCGTTGTTTGCTGATGCTGCCTTCGGTGTTACAAAGCACCAAAGTGTAACCATGCTTGTAACAATAATGCTCAACACCGTGAACTACTTCTGAAAAGAAAGTGTTATAGGATTGAGTGACCAACATGCCTATGGTGCGTGTGGTATTACATTTCAAACTGCGAGCAACCGCACTTGGCGCGTAGTTGAGCGTGTTGATCGCCTCCCACACTTTTTCGGTAGTTGCTTCTGCAACGAAACGTGTTTTGTTGATGACATGTGAGACCGTGGTGGTCGACACGCCTGCCATCTTTGCAACATCTTTAATGGTGGCCATATTGTTACCTTATATCGATGGCGCTATGAATCCATGCGCCTTTGATCGAAAACCAAAAGAGCCGATCTTAAGTACACTTGCAACGGTATGCTATGCGCATTCGTGAAAGTGAGACCGGCTCCGCTGTTTTCATGCCGACAAGCTTGTGAGGTACTTGTTATCTTCGGCGATAAATGTGGCGAGCAAATAGCTGGCTGCGCCATAAAATCCAAAATTATCCCAGCGTTGACATTGCTCGGCGAATGTATCGACCCAAGTGCGTAGCAGCTCATTGCTAATTTCAAGCTGACGGACAATAGCGTCACGGCCGGCGTCATCATCTTGTTCACTGCGTACAGCAAGATTGCCCATGAGATCCAAGATCAGGGCAAGGTGATCGCATGGCTCGTTGAAACCAGCTTGTGGGGTCATCTCCAAGGCGTCAAAGTGCTCGCGCATTTTGACCGCAGGCGCGCCATTGAGCAGGCCATCATCACAGAGATAAACCGATGCATAGGGAAGGGCGCCCGTTTTGGGGCTGGTTAAAAATAGGGTACAAAAGTCAGCAGCAAGTTCGAGTTGGCCATCGGTGCGTTTGAGCTGGCGTTGTAATTGTTGCCAAAACTGCTCTGTGGCCGGACGGAGCGCTTCGTTCTCGCCCAGTGATTGTAAAAAGAGACGACAATCATCGCTGCGATAGTTTTCAAGCGCTGCGTCGTCGAGCTCTAGCGCAAAAAGAGTCGATAGCCACCAATAGATGGTTGCGCGCTGCTGTGAATGGGGATCGAGTGTGCTCATCAATGTGCTCTTTACCACCTTTGGGTGGAGTTAAATGGGCGCTCAAAGAGCGCCCATTGTGTCGGCTTGACTATTAGTTTAGTTCCATTGCTGGGAACAGTGGATCTACGCTTTCATCGTAGATTGGGCCACTAAAGCCAGTCAATTCATAAGCTTTGCC encodes the following:
- a CDS encoding ATP-binding cassette domain-containing protein, translated to MPLELKSLTIFQAKAPHQVLLSPVSMTISPGEIVTVMGPSGCGKSTLLRSIAGQLGHDFHSQGEIYLNGNLLNLFPPHLRQVGLQWQHPLLFPHLNVWQNIAFALPTMVHGRAREQQARDILAQVTLDNLAEQSVLRISGGQAARVSLLRTLASEPKLLLLDEPFSALDINLRQAFRQFVFSQAIQANIPTLLVTHDAQDIPANSRCFQWHELGDSNA
- a CDS encoding substrate-binding domain-containing protein, with amino-acid sequence MATIKDVAKMAGVSTTTVSHVINKTRFVAEATTEKVWEAINTLNYAPSAVARSLKCNTTRTIGMLVTQSYNTFFSEVVHGVEHYCYKHGYTLVLCNTEGSISKQRDYLRMLAEKRVDGLIVMCSDLSDELWHTLDRMVELPMVVMDWGPETPHSDKIIDNVEQGAYLAVRHLIEQGHEKIGCITGQMDKLTCRERLRGMQKALTEADLPLVDKWVLESDFECAKTVDAVQQIIDMPESERPTALFAFNDIMALAAMSRFHQNGIRVPDDISIIGYDNIELAAYFSPPLTTIHQPKRRLGKTAVELLFKRMKDKEHEIRTFAMAPELIERQSVKALNK
- a CDS encoding ABC transporter substrate-binding protein yields the protein MQWKGIVAALLLLLSPQLWAETWQQTEQNARGQSVYFHAWGGSPEINAYLRWVKKELQVKYGIDFIHVKVSDIAETTQLLLSEKKAGKNHGGSVDMVWINGENFKAMKQQQLLFGPFVERLPNWQLVDQSLPVTLDFTEPTDGYEAPWGVGQLVFIYDHQQLNNPPKNFAELLSYASAFPGTISYPQPPDFHGTSFLKAALLELTDNPEALYLPVDPKTFEQVTAPLWQYLDLLHKVAWRQGKQFLSGSSQSMQLLNDGEIDLAIAFNPNAAFAGAVSGTLPPTAKAHAFEQGALTNIHFLAIPWNSDHSAAAQVTINFLLSPVAQRRKMDMSIWGDPTVLRADAIDPDNQGYAMALFPAINEPHPSWQSALEQAWLKRYGQ
- the torD gene encoding molecular chaperone TorD; protein product: MSTLDPHSQQRATIYWWLSTLFALELDDAALENYRSDDCRLFLQSLGENEALRPATEQFWQQLQRQLKRTDGQLELAADFCTLFLTSPKTGALPYASVYLCDDGLLNGAPAVKMREHFDALEMTPQAGFNEPCDHLALILDLMGNLAVRSEQDDDAGRDAIVRQLEISNELLRTWVDTFAEQCQRWDNFGFYGAASYLLATFIAEDNKYLTSLSA
- a CDS encoding TfoX/Sxy family DNA transformation protein, whose amino-acid sequence is MDKPLLKNSLHLFEKLGAIKCRSMFGGFGIFSGDVMFALVVNDKLHFRADSLSQPRYEQLGMTPYIYTKRGFPVITKYFAIVDTWWNTPNQIFVEGEQAYLTAKKDQETKRNQRPSRLKDLPNLRLGTERMLKKVGIDSVDKLYEMGSIEAYKAIEAHQDSPLNIELLWALEGAILGKHWSVLSLEHRQALKEAVEP
- a CDS encoding ABC transporter permease; translated protein: MVSSSWMPALRWHHLVVSIALILVFAPMFWGIMAMLWPILHSPTQWLEPLIHFYQWPGLTQSWLQSIMISLLSTLSALWLSFQIIATYALSRRWRSIERWLTPLLSLPHMALAMGLVLLLAPSGWLARLFQQWFTHIHWPIMVQDTWGIGMILTLIVKEVPFFILMGMAAISQLRVRAQIDCAQNLGYTPASAWRRLILPQWLPLMRLPIFAVLSFGLSVVDVALIIGPTRPANLSILIWQWLRDPQMTQGALALVGILHLCLTLGVMMLIWQKASQWLCTAASWQVKGKRKGWNLGRGWFSALTLLSLLTLPLMLLWSFAQRWPRGALWPSQWQTRLWQQQSDALFDLLQTSFSLAMLTSALALVLALIIFYQLQRYQRQLPAWLIALPMVIPQLALLFGIQVSIHQLSAPPFWWMVAWGHLLFVFPYVYLSISGPLQAFDQRYLITAQSLGYGPIRAWLKVALPLLKRPLAIAFAVGASVSLAQYLPTLMLGSGRIQTLATEAVAVTSGYDRRLIGIYALLQAMLPFIVFSVALLLSRPSALMRKESYAA
- a CDS encoding carboxymuconolactone decarboxylase family protein, with amino-acid sequence MRLKPVSPISWWLKPFAWWQRRRYGSELQPMRFWGYRPKLFFLISAFFQTLDRKKSPIAAELRALVCLRVAQLHQCHFCIDLNQLKYAQRSTQLDKITALHQWPQHPEFNEQERAVLAYCETVIDIHRQVSDAQIAELRTWFDDAALMELTALISFQSLSASFNAALDVPAQGFCAIDAPNKSPRNTP
- a CDS encoding FAD-dependent oxidoreductase, with amino-acid sequence MNRARIFTVIALAVVISSWFIFDLGDYFTLANAKAQQQSLIEQIQNAPILSSLAYFALYVLITALSLPGAAIVTLLSGALFGFWWALILVSFASSIGATLAFLLSRFLLRDWVSQRFGERFKAINQGVEKDGPFYLLTLRLIPIFPFFLINLALGLTQMKTRTFYWVSQLGMLLGTAVYINAGTQLGQIESLGDIVSAPILISFTLLGLFPLMAKKIISLVQNRRIYQAWQDQKPKQFDRNLIVIGAGAGGLVSAYIAATVKAKVTLIEKDKMGGDCLNTGCVPSKALIRAAGCAHEIAQSQRFGLTSGPVSVDFEQVMAHVHQAITDIEPHDSIERYSQLGVECITGNAQILSPWHVRVNDQTLSCQHMVIATGASPWVPEFEGVQASDFYTSDTLWKMTTQPKKLLLLGGGPIGCELAQSFCRLGSDVHLLELAEQLLIREDSDCSDMVAQQLNHDGVHLHLGSQVQRIEKTEQGYRVHIQQGEQTSSFEVDCMIAAIGRRAHTQGFGLENLELDYNANGTIKVNDYLQTKFPNIFAVGDVAGPYQLTHAASHQAWHAAVNALFGIVKKFKVSYQALPAVTYTAPELARVGLNEKEALAQGIAFEVTRFDIGDLDRALADRYKHGLIKVLTVQGKDKILGATIVGPHAGELLCEYTLAMRHGLGLNKILATVHPYPTLSEANKYVAGEWKRAHAPERLMPWLERFHTWRRKK